In the Streptobacillus moniliformis DSM 12112 genome, one interval contains:
- a CDS encoding AMP-binding protein has translation MFLQKSNRLALVDPKGNKVSHSELVDKVKYFSKYVIKETEDIQQFNVIMMENRKEWLYTFYAIWDKKNVPLVIDSESSIEEIVYFLKDSNATSIYVSNKTYEKAKETINVLGREIFIENIDDVKIDENKLEEISKDERILLHPEGEELAIMLYTSGTTGDPKGVMLTFNNIEAQIESIKSLMIIEENEQVLAGLPFHHILPLMTTNLLFMHYSTQFSIVFIENLSSQDILKALNDNDVTILSMVPRVYKLFYSSIKSKIDSKVTAKNLFKLAQKAQNISFSRTIFSKIHKTFGGKLTRVISGGAKTDKEIADFFDTIGIEYFEGYGLSETSPVVACSTTKHGKKNGTVGRKVDNIEVKLVDGELWVKGPIVMKGYYNKPEETAKVITEDGWFKTGDLAEIDDEGFITIKGRKNSMIVLSNGKNIDPEKLENRLIQYSNEIIKEIGIFAKNDKLAALIVIDDKKIKEKGIINIKPYIEDTISFYNASSHGYEKVLEYKMTEAELPKTRIGKLKRFMLKDIYLGHMKDEQKEKVEEPDTLEYKVLKEYIFNMKNEYAEPNVNLEIEFGLDSLDQVELLSFIERSFGVKLTNEEFKENITLIKLSELIKNKSEKFIETKDQWKEIIKNAPVKELENGSGIRFLRPLGWLIFKIYFRLSIKGKENIDNEPQIFIANHASFLDALALNLLLPKKVAKNTYSLAIDWYFKSKFMRKLAKETNLVLLDIDGNIRETIEQIASVLKQGKNVFIFPEGTRTKDGNLSPFKKTFAIISKEMDVKVTCLKIDGTFEAYSRYDKYPKPKKITVSYLGEINPENLSYDEIVDKARNMYN, from the coding sequence ATGTTCTTACAAAAATCAAATAGGTTGGCTTTGGTTGACCCTAAAGGAAATAAAGTAAGTCATAGTGAATTGGTAGACAAAGTTAAATATTTTTCAAAGTATGTAATTAAAGAAACTGAAGATATCCAACAATTTAATGTAATAATGATGGAAAATAGAAAAGAATGGTTATATACTTTTTATGCAATTTGGGATAAAAAAAATGTTCCATTAGTAATTGATTCAGAATCTAGTATAGAAGAAATAGTATATTTTTTAAAAGATTCTAATGCAACAAGCATTTATGTTTCAAATAAGACATATGAAAAGGCTAAAGAAACAATAAATGTTTTAGGAAGAGAAATCTTTATAGAAAATATAGATGATGTAAAAATAGATGAAAATAAATTAGAAGAAATATCAAAAGATGAAAGAATATTATTACATCCAGAAGGAGAAGAACTAGCAATAATGCTATATACTTCTGGTACAACAGGAGATCCTAAAGGTGTAATGCTAACTTTTAATAATATAGAAGCACAAATTGAATCAATAAAATCATTAATGATTATTGAAGAAAATGAACAGGTATTAGCAGGACTACCTTTTCATCACATACTTCCATTAATGACAACAAACTTATTATTCATGCATTATAGTACACAGTTTTCTATAGTATTTATTGAGAATCTTTCAAGTCAGGATATATTGAAAGCTTTAAATGATAATGATGTAACAATATTATCAATGGTTCCAAGAGTATATAAGCTATTTTATAGTTCAATAAAAAGTAAAATAGATTCTAAAGTTACGGCTAAAAACTTATTTAAGCTTGCACAAAAAGCACAAAACATTAGTTTTTCAAGAACAATTTTTAGCAAAATACATAAAACATTTGGAGGAAAGCTTACAAGAGTTATTTCAGGTGGGGCTAAAACTGATAAAGAAATAGCAGACTTTTTTGATACTATAGGTATTGAATACTTTGAAGGTTATGGTTTAAGTGAAACTTCACCAGTAGTTGCATGTTCAACTACAAAACATGGTAAGAAAAATGGAACTGTAGGAAGAAAAGTTGATAATATAGAAGTTAAATTAGTTGATGGGGAATTATGGGTTAAAGGACCTATAGTAATGAAAGGTTATTACAATAAACCAGAGGAAACAGCTAAAGTAATTACTGAAGATGGTTGGTTTAAAACAGGAGATCTAGCAGAAATAGATGATGAAGGATTTATTACTATTAAAGGAAGAAAAAATTCTATGATAGTTTTATCTAATGGTAAAAATATTGATCCTGAAAAATTAGAAAATAGATTAATTCAATATTCAAATGAAATTATTAAAGAAATTGGAATTTTTGCTAAAAATGATAAATTAGCTGCATTAATAGTTATTGACGATAAAAAAATAAAAGAAAAAGGAATAATAAATATTAAACCATATATAGAAGACACTATATCATTTTATAATGCATCTTCACATGGATATGAAAAGGTATTAGAATACAAGATGACAGAAGCAGAGTTACCTAAAACAAGAATAGGTAAATTAAAGAGATTTATGTTAAAAGATATCTACTTAGGTCATATGAAAGATGAACAAAAAGAAAAGGTTGAAGAACCTGATACTTTAGAATACAAGGTATTAAAAGAGTATATTTTTAATATGAAAAATGAATATGCTGAACCAAATGTAAATTTAGAAATAGAATTTGGTTTAGATTCTTTAGATCAAGTTGAATTACTTTCTTTCATAGAAAGAAGTTTTGGTGTTAAGTTGACAAATGAAGAATTTAAAGAAAATATTACCTTGATTAAATTATCAGAATTAATAAAAAATAAATCAGAGAAATTTATTGAAACAAAAGATCAATGGAAAGAGATAATAAAAAATGCACCAGTAAAAGAATTAGAAAATGGAAGTGGGATTAGATTTTTAAGACCTCTTGGTTGGCTTATCTTCAAAATTTATTTTAGATTAAGCATTAAAGGTAAAGAAAATATAGATAATGAACCACAAATATTTATTGCAAATCATGCTAGTTTTTTAGATGCATTAGCACTTAATTTATTACTTCCAAAAAAAGTAGCAAAAAATACTTATTCTCTTGCTATAGATTGGTATTTTAAAAGTAAATTTATGAGAAAACTTGCTAAAGAAACTAATTTAGTTTTATTAGATATTGACGGAAATATTAGAGAAACAATAGAGCAAATTGCATCAGTATTAAAACAAGGTAAAAATGTATTCATATTCCCTGAAGGAACAAGAACAAAAGATGGGAATTTATCACCTTTTAAAAAGACTTTTGCAATAATATCAAAAGAGATGGATGTTAAAGTTACTTGTTTAAAAATTGATGGAACTTTTGAAGCTTATTCAAGATATGATAAATATCCTAAACCTAAGAAAATAACAGTTAGTTATTTAGGAGAAATTAATCCAGAGAATTTAAGTTATGATGAAATAGTTGATAAAGCAAGAAATATGTATAATTAA
- the ylxM gene encoding YlxM family DNA-binding protein: MKEIEEYIKYSILFIYYKELFSDKQKKYLSAYLEEDNSLTEIAEAFNVSRQAVFDNIKRGCKQLDKYEKLLGVMEREENIMMNLKWLRDNFSKENLDKIIIEYEEGAN; the protein is encoded by the coding sequence ATGAAAGAGATAGAAGAATATATAAAATACTCGATTTTATTCATATACTATAAGGAACTATTTTCTGATAAACAGAAAAAATATTTGTCTGCATATTTAGAGGAGGATAATTCATTAACAGAAATAGCAGAAGCTTTTAATGTTAGTAGACAAGCAGTTTTTGATAATATTAAAAGAGGATGTAAACAGCTAGATAAATATGAGAAGTTACTTGGAGTTATGGAAAGAGAAGAGAACATTATGATGAATTTAAAATGGCTTAGAGATAATTTTTCAAAAGAAAATTTAGATAAAATAATCATAGAGTATGAAGAAGGAGCAAATTAA
- the rpsP gene encoding 30S ribosomal protein S16, with product MLKLRLTRLGRKKLPFYRIAAMEALGKRDGKAVAYVGTYNPLVSENQVNLKEEEILRFLSNGAQPTETVKSILTKAGIWEKFEATKKR from the coding sequence ATGTTAAAATTAAGATTAACTAGATTAGGTAGAAAAAAATTACCTTTCTATAGAATAGCAGCAATGGAAGCATTAGGAAAAAGAGATGGAAAAGCAGTAGCTTATGTTGGAACATATAATCCATTAGTTTCTGAAAACCAAGTAAACTTAAAAGAAGAAGAAATTTTAAGATTTTTATCAAATGGAGCACAACCAACAGAAACAGTTAAATCTATCTTAACTAAAGCAGGAATTTGGGAAAAATTTGAGGCTACTAAAAAAAGATAA
- a CDS encoding Eco57I restriction-modification methylase domain-containing protein, with protein MCEETVNFGAIVGNPPYQVSDGGAQTSAKPIYHHFVLLGKQLSNNYTSFITPTRWFAGGKGLDSFREYMLNDSSIMELYDFLTPDDIFPNTNNRGGVCYFISDINKNKLEVKVVTNRNNKIISNVKRKLLIKGIDIFIRDSLGIKIIEKIFSKDNTKSLSLYISTRKPFGLEGNFIKDQNFRKEPNGMKKPVVCIGKGQQIGYVEHNLIEKNIHWVDSWKVFIPRANNIATELNDDNLNAFVGTTNMICTESYLSCFGDDNLTEISTKNAVKYMMTKFARYLHSLAKSSQDATSKTFRFVPMQDFTEKSDIDWSKSIKEIDEQLFDKYELTSTEREHIKSSIKEM; from the coding sequence GTGTGTGAAGAAACAGTGAATTTTGGAGCAATAGTAGGAAATCCACCATATCAAGTTAGTGATGGTGGAGCTCAAACGAGTGCTAAGCCAATTTATCATCATTTTGTTTTACTTGGGAAACAGTTATCAAATAATTACACAAGTTTTATAACACCAACAAGATGGTTTGCAGGAGGTAAAGGATTAGATAGTTTTAGAGAGTATATGTTAAATGATAGCTCTATTATGGAACTATATGATTTTTTAACTCCTGATGATATTTTTCCTAATACAAATAATAGAGGTGGCGTGTGTTACTTTATTAGCGATATTAATAAAAATAAATTAGAGGTTAAAGTTGTAACTAATAGAAATAATAAAATTATTTCTAATGTAAAAAGAAAATTATTGATTAAAGGTATAGATATATTTATTAGAGATAGTTTAGGAATTAAAATCATTGAAAAAATATTCTCAAAAGATAATACAAAGTCTTTAAGTTTATATATTTCAACAAGAAAACCATTTGGATTAGAGGGTAATTTTATTAAAGATCAGAACTTTAGAAAAGAACCAAATGGGATGAAAAAACCTGTAGTTTGTATAGGTAAAGGACAACAGATAGGATATGTAGAACATAATTTAATTGAGAAAAATATACATTGGGTTGATTCATGGAAAGTTTTTATTCCAAGAGCTAATAATATTGCAACAGAATTAAATGATGATAATCTAAATGCATTTGTTGGAACAACCAATATGATATGCACAGAGTCTTATTTATCTTGTTTTGGAGATGACAATTTGACAGAAATTTCTACAAAAAACGCTGTAAAATATATGATGACAAAATTTGCAAGATATTTACATAGCTTAGCAAAAAGTAGTCAAGATGCGACATCTAAAACATTCAGATTTGTTCCAATGCAAGATTTTACAGAAAAATCCGATATAGATTGGTCGAAATCTATTAAAGAAATAGATGAGCAATTATTTGATAAATACGAATTAACATCTACTGAACGAGAGCATATTAAATCTTCAATAAAGGAAATGTAA
- the ffh gene encoding signal recognition particle protein, whose translation MFKGLSDKLQETFKKLSGQSKITESNITEALREVRLALLEADVNYSVVKNFVKRIKEKAQGQEVIKGVNPRQQFIKIINDELIEVLGGQNTSLNKSTSKPTIIMLVGLQGAGKTTFAGKLAKFLKKEKSKAFLIGADVYRPAAKKQLMVLANQIGVPFFSIEDSNNVLEIVNNGLLEAKKEDADYVLIDTAGRLHVDEALMQELQDVKSSVNPTEILLVVDGMTGQDAVNVAKTFNDVLDITGVVVTKLDGDTRGGAALSIKEISGKPIKYISEGEKLDDIAVFHPERLASRILGMGDVVSLVEKAKEAIDEKEAREMEAKFRKNQFDFEDFLKQFKMIKRMGSLGGILKMLPGMGALGDIDLTGAEKEMKKVEAIIYSMTVEERRNPNLLKVSSRKIRIAKGSGTDVTQVNKLLKQFEQMKQMMKMFNSGNIPGFGQIGKKR comes from the coding sequence ATGTTTAAAGGTTTAAGTGATAAGTTACAAGAAACTTTTAAAAAGTTATCTGGACAAAGTAAAATTACTGAAAGTAATATTACAGAAGCTTTAAGAGAAGTAAGACTTGCACTACTTGAAGCAGATGTAAACTATAGTGTAGTTAAAAACTTCGTTAAAAGAATAAAAGAAAAGGCACAAGGTCAAGAAGTTATTAAAGGTGTAAATCCAAGACAACAGTTTATAAAAATAATAAATGATGAATTGATAGAAGTTTTAGGAGGTCAAAATACATCTTTAAATAAATCAACTTCAAAACCTACTATTATTATGTTGGTTGGATTGCAAGGAGCTGGAAAAACTACATTTGCAGGTAAATTAGCTAAATTTTTAAAGAAAGAAAAAAGTAAGGCATTTTTAATAGGAGCAGATGTATATAGACCAGCAGCTAAAAAACAATTAATGGTACTTGCAAATCAAATAGGAGTTCCATTTTTCTCTATAGAAGATAGTAATAATGTATTAGAAATAGTTAATAATGGATTATTAGAAGCTAAAAAAGAAGATGCAGATTATGTGCTAATAGATACTGCTGGAAGATTGCATGTAGACGAGGCTTTAATGCAAGAGCTTCAAGATGTTAAATCAAGTGTTAATCCAACAGAAATACTACTGGTTGTAGATGGTATGACAGGGCAAGATGCTGTAAATGTTGCTAAAACATTCAATGATGTATTAGATATTACAGGAGTTGTAGTTACAAAATTAGATGGAGATACTCGTGGTGGAGCAGCACTGTCTATTAAAGAAATTTCAGGTAAACCTATTAAATATATTTCTGAAGGAGAAAAGCTTGATGACATAGCTGTATTTCATCCTGAAAGACTTGCAAGTAGAATACTTGGAATGGGAGATGTAGTGTCTTTAGTTGAAAAGGCTAAAGAAGCTATAGATGAAAAAGAAGCACGTGAAATGGAAGCTAAATTTAGAAAAAATCAGTTTGATTTTGAAGATTTTTTAAAACAATTTAAAATGATTAAAAGAATGGGTTCTCTTGGAGGAATATTAAAAATGCTTCCTGGTATGGGAGCTTTAGGAGATATAGATCTTACTGGTGCTGAAAAAGAAATGAAAAAGGTAGAAGCTATAATATATTCAATGACAGTAGAGGAAAGAAGAAATCCTAATCTTTTAAAAGTCAGTAGTAGAAAAATAAGAATAGCAAAAGGTTCAGGTACAGATGTAACACAAGTTAATAAGTTACTTAAACAATTTGAACAAATGAAACAAATGATGAAAATGTTTAATTCTGGAAATATTCCAGGGTTTGGACAAATAGGTAAAAAAAGGTAA
- a CDS encoding AMP-binding protein → MFLNKSDRLAIVDFDGKKISHTDLVNTVKYYSDYVITEKTPKAFSIIMMENRKEWFYAFYSLWDSNLTPVAVDAMSNKNELEYFLNDSGAICIYVSNNTYEVAKEAILSTGRDIKIFNVDEIKIDKEKYEKIEKDERILSHPDMEDIAVMLYTSGTTGSPKGVMLTYGNIYNQILSIRTLEITWDDEQILAVLPFHHILPLMSANIYYMYHEHQYSVVLVEKLSSQEILKALSENDVTMLVLVPRVYKLFYKSIKSTIDSKWITRLIYAIAKKINNKAFSKKIFKKVHDKFGGKLRSMVVGGAKSDIEMIEFFNTLGFDYCEGYGLTETAPIISGNTNNHGYKIGTVGKPVNNIEVKAVDQELWVKGPIVMRGYFNKPEKTSEVLTDDGWFKTGDLVEVDDEGYITIVGRKNAMIVLSNGKNVDPETLEIKFMSSVNSIIKEVGIIGHNDKLASLIVIDRNEAKKLNILNINAYIKDTVEFYNGAVHNYEKILEYKITEDELPKTRIGKVRRFMLKDIYSGKSKVENKENVNEPNTEEYRILKDFIFKMKGVYPEGNKNLEVEFGLDSLDQVELLTFIENSFGLKISEEDFKDNLTLLGLSKYIEEKSSGFTETTDQWKEVIQNAPNKELKDGWLMLLIKPILFLLFKLYFRIDIKGSENIKNEQQIFIANHESFIDGLALSLLIPNESSEKTYTLAINWYFKNAFMKFFAKHSNILLLDINKNIKSTIENVSSALKQGKNVFIFPEGTRTKDGNLGEFKKIFAILSKELNIPVTCLKIDGAFEAYSRYDKFPKPKKLSVKYLGQIKPENMSYSEIVDTAFNMYLEDDK, encoded by the coding sequence ATGTTTTTAAATAAATCTGATAGATTAGCAATAGTAGACTTTGATGGAAAAAAAATAAGTCATACAGATCTTGTAAATACAGTAAAATATTATTCTGATTATGTTATAACGGAAAAAACGCCCAAAGCTTTTAGTATTATTATGATGGAAAATAGAAAAGAATGGTTTTATGCATTTTATTCATTATGGGATAGTAATTTAACTCCTGTTGCAGTTGATGCGATGTCAAATAAGAATGAATTAGAATATTTTTTAAATGATTCAGGAGCTATATGTATATATGTTTCTAATAATACTTATGAAGTTGCAAAGGAAGCTATTTTATCTACAGGAAGAGATATTAAAATATTTAATGTTGATGAAATAAAAATAGATAAAGAAAAATATGAAAAAATAGAAAAAGATGAAAGAATACTTTCACATCCAGATATGGAAGATATAGCTGTAATGCTATATACATCAGGAACTACAGGTTCTCCAAAAGGAGTAATGTTAACTTATGGTAATATATATAATCAAATATTATCTATAAGAACATTAGAAATAACATGGGATGATGAACAAATTTTAGCAGTATTACCTTTTCATCACATATTACCATTAATGTCAGCTAATATTTATTACATGTATCATGAACATCAATATTCAGTGGTATTAGTAGAAAAACTATCTAGCCAAGAAATATTAAAGGCATTATCTGAAAATGATGTAACTATGTTAGTACTAGTTCCGAGAGTATATAAATTATTCTATAAATCTATTAAAAGTACTATAGATTCTAAATGGATAACTAGATTAATATATGCTATTGCTAAGAAAATAAATAATAAGGCATTTTCTAAGAAAATATTTAAAAAAGTACATGATAAATTTGGTGGAAAATTAAGAAGTATGGTAGTTGGAGGAGCAAAATCTGATATTGAAATGATAGAATTTTTTAATACATTAGGTTTTGATTACTGTGAAGGTTATGGACTTACTGAAACTGCTCCAATAATATCAGGAAATACAAATAATCATGGATATAAGATAGGGACTGTTGGAAAACCAGTAAATAATATAGAAGTTAAAGCTGTAGATCAAGAATTATGGGTTAAAGGACCTATAGTAATGAGAGGATATTTTAATAAACCTGAAAAAACTTCTGAGGTATTAACTGATGATGGTTGGTTTAAAACAGGAGATTTAGTTGAAGTTGATGATGAGGGATATATTACTATAGTTGGTCGTAAGAATGCTATGATAGTATTATCTAATGGTAAAAATGTAGATCCTGAAACGCTTGAAATTAAATTTATGTCATCTGTTAATTCAATAATTAAAGAGGTTGGAATTATAGGGCATAACGATAAATTAGCATCATTAATAGTAATAGACAGAAATGAAGCTAAAAAATTAAATATTTTAAATATTAATGCATATATCAAAGATACAGTAGAGTTCTATAATGGAGCTGTACATAATTATGAAAAGATATTAGAGTATAAGATTACTGAAGATGAATTACCTAAAACTAGGATAGGTAAAGTAAGAAGATTTATGTTAAAAGACATATATTCTGGTAAATCTAAGGTTGAAAATAAGGAAAATGTAAACGAACCAAATACTGAAGAATACAGAATACTTAAAGACTTTATTTTCAAAATGAAGGGAGTTTATCCTGAAGGAAATAAGAATTTAGAAGTTGAATTTGGTCTTGATTCACTTGATCAAGTAGAGTTATTAACATTTATTGAAAATAGTTTTGGATTAAAAATATCTGAAGAAGATTTCAAGGATAATTTAACATTACTTGGATTATCTAAATATATAGAAGAAAAATCAAGTGGATTTACTGAAACTACAGATCAATGGAAAGAGGTTATACAAAACGCTCCGAATAAAGAACTTAAAGATGGATGGCTGATGTTATTAATTAAACCAATATTATTCCTATTATTTAAGTTATACTTTAGAATAGATATTAAAGGTTCAGAAAATATAAAAAATGAGCAACAAATATTTATAGCAAATCATGAAAGTTTTATTGATGGATTAGCACTTAGTTTATTAATACCTAATGAATCATCAGAAAAAACATATACTTTAGCTATAAATTGGTATTTTAAAAATGCCTTTATGAAATTTTTTGCTAAACATAGTAATATATTATTACTTGATATTAACAAAAATATTAAATCTACTATAGAAAATGTATCATCAGCACTTAAACAAGGTAAAAATGTATTCATATTCCCTGAGGGAACAAGAACAAAAGATGGTAATTTAGGAGAATTTAAGAAAATATTTGCTATATTATCTAAGGAATTAAATATACCTGTAACTTGTTTAAAAATTGATGGAGCTTTTGAAGCATATTCAAGATATGATAAATTCCCTAAACCTAAGAAATTGTCTGTTAAATATTTAGGGCAAATAAAACCTGAAAATATGTCTTATTCTGAAATAGTTGATACAGCATTTAACATGTATTTAGAAGATGATAAATAA